One Alicyclobacillus acidoterrestris DNA window includes the following coding sequences:
- the htpX gene encoding zinc metalloprotease HtpX, which translates to MLNTLKTWSLMAVLTVILVLIGHFIGGTRGMLIFLLISVAMNAIAYWTSGTMAIRMTGSYPVSEREVPEVYQVVRRLARRANVPMPEIYITPSDQPNAFATGRNPAHAKIAVTEGILRVMPTRELEGVLAHEMAHIKNRDILISSMAAVMAGAITSIANILQWTMWFGGNDRDDNNGNVAAELALMILGPIAATMIQLAISRSREYKADATGARLVGDPHPLADALERLESFKHQPFGQMNPNPSTAHLFIMNPLRGESLVHLFSTHPPMEERIRRLRAMRPGR; encoded by the coding sequence TTGTTGAACACCCTTAAGACGTGGTCGCTCATGGCTGTGTTAACAGTCATTCTCGTGCTCATCGGGCACTTCATCGGCGGTACGCGAGGGATGCTCATCTTCCTGCTCATCTCCGTGGCGATGAACGCCATTGCCTACTGGACGAGCGGTACCATGGCCATCCGCATGACTGGGAGTTACCCCGTATCCGAGCGTGAGGTTCCTGAAGTGTACCAGGTCGTACGCCGGCTCGCTCGACGCGCCAACGTTCCGATGCCGGAAATTTATATCACGCCTTCGGACCAACCCAACGCTTTTGCAACAGGCCGCAACCCAGCACACGCCAAAATTGCAGTGACAGAAGGCATCCTTCGCGTAATGCCTACGCGGGAGTTAGAGGGCGTACTGGCGCACGAAATGGCGCATATTAAAAATCGCGATATCTTAATCAGTAGTATGGCAGCTGTTATGGCTGGCGCGATTACCAGTATCGCCAACATTCTGCAGTGGACCATGTGGTTTGGCGGAAACGACCGCGACGACAATAACGGTAACGTCGCAGCTGAACTCGCCCTTATGATTTTGGGCCCCATCGCAGCAACCATGATTCAATTGGCGATTTCGCGTTCTCGTGAGTACAAAGCAGATGCCACCGGTGCTCGACTCGTCGGTGATCCACATCCGCTGGCAGACGCACTTGAACGGTTAGAATCTTTTAAGCATCAACCATTTGGACAAATGAATCCGAACCCGTCTACGGCACATTTGTTTATCATGAATCCACTGCGCGGTGAGTCCCTCGTGCACTTGTTCAGCACCCATCCGCCAATGGAAGAACGCATTCGTCGACTGCGGGCAATGCGTCCCGGCAGGTAA
- a CDS encoding ABC transporter permease: MNFGEMFMSAMASLLANKLRSFLTMLGILIGVASIISIVAVGNGGKRAVVNALSNGQTQNTIQILPKELVVPGLPQPGQVLSVSQADLDIAQQFSGVQRVDYTITGQTNVTAGTHTINASIDAGPDYLNALAQFQVIKGHMFQASDVVAARPVVLLSNTLAGKLFGSGNPVGGIVTIGGTPFQVIGVTASQQVNLFSLFLGSDYAYMPATTCQNLFPTWGITEMDVQTRPGVNQDELANHIVTALNVNAGDANAFETSTGFLTTVESTINRVTSILTLVIGAIAGIALLVGGVGVMNIMLVSVTERTQEIGIRMSLGATRTAILLQFLMESVMITAIGGLVGILLGTGVGVAVSAVTHVPTFVQWPVVVFSFLFSAVIGVVCGLYPANKAARLNPIDALRYE, encoded by the coding sequence ATGAACTTCGGCGAGATGTTTATGTCGGCCATGGCATCCCTTCTGGCGAACAAATTGCGTTCGTTTTTGACGATGCTTGGCATTTTGATTGGCGTGGCTTCAATTATCTCGATTGTCGCCGTCGGCAATGGTGGCAAGCGGGCGGTCGTCAATGCGCTGTCGAACGGTCAAACCCAAAATACGATTCAAATTTTGCCGAAGGAACTGGTCGTTCCAGGACTCCCACAACCTGGACAAGTATTGAGCGTCAGTCAAGCCGATCTCGACATCGCCCAACAATTTTCCGGCGTCCAACGGGTGGACTATACCATTACGGGACAAACCAACGTCACAGCGGGTACACATACCATTAACGCCAGTATCGACGCGGGACCGGACTATCTAAACGCCTTGGCTCAATTTCAGGTGATTAAGGGTCATATGTTTCAGGCATCCGATGTCGTTGCCGCACGGCCTGTGGTGCTCTTGTCCAATACGTTAGCGGGGAAGTTGTTTGGAAGTGGGAACCCGGTTGGTGGAATCGTCACCATCGGTGGAACCCCGTTTCAGGTCATCGGGGTCACGGCCTCACAACAAGTGAATCTATTTTCTCTGTTTCTCGGATCAGATTACGCATATATGCCTGCGACGACATGCCAGAACCTGTTTCCAACGTGGGGCATTACCGAGATGGACGTGCAAACTCGACCGGGCGTCAATCAGGATGAGCTCGCCAATCACATTGTGACTGCGCTCAATGTCAATGCCGGGGACGCGAATGCATTTGAGACGTCAACAGGCTTTTTGACGACGGTCGAAAGCACGATTAATCGGGTTACCTCCATCCTCACTTTGGTTATCGGAGCCATTGCGGGAATCGCCTTGCTGGTGGGCGGCGTCGGCGTGATGAATATCATGTTGGTCTCGGTGACGGAGAGGACGCAGGAAATAGGAATTCGCATGTCGCTGGGTGCCACTCGCACAGCCATTCTTTTGCAGTTTCTGATGGAGTCCGTCATGATTACGGCGATTGGCGGTCTGGTGGGAATTCTGTTGGGTACCGGAGTGGGTGTCGCCGTAAGCGCGGTCACACACGTGCCGACGTTTGTTCAGTGGCCAGTGGTCGTGTTTAGTTTTCTGTTTTCTGCAGTGATTGGGGTGGTCTGCGGGCTGTATCCAGCAAATAAAGCAGCGCGTCTAAACCCTATCGACGCGCTGCGTTATGAGTGA
- a CDS encoding ABC transporter ATP-binding protein has product MIALRGITKRYRAGEETISVLRGIDLTIEDGEFVSIMGPSGSGKSTLMHILGCLDLPTGGSYELDGVEVAKRSKRELAQLRSQYIGFVFQNFHLLPRMTALRNVELPMMYAGVPRAKRRQRATELLCEVGLGDRVRHLPSALSGGQKQRVAIARALANSPRLLLADEPTGALDQTTGSEIMTLFSDLHQSGMTIVLITHDPSVAAYAKRTIVLVDGAIVREEVRE; this is encoded by the coding sequence TTGATTGCGCTTCGTGGGATTACCAAACGGTACCGCGCAGGCGAAGAGACGATATCGGTTTTGCGCGGGATTGACCTGACGATTGAAGATGGCGAATTTGTCTCCATTATGGGCCCCTCGGGAAGTGGTAAATCGACGCTGATGCACATTTTAGGGTGTTTGGATTTGCCTACGGGTGGATCGTATGAATTAGACGGTGTGGAGGTCGCAAAGCGGAGCAAACGGGAGTTGGCTCAGCTGCGAAGCCAGTATATCGGTTTTGTCTTTCAGAACTTTCATTTGTTACCGCGAATGACGGCGTTGCGCAATGTCGAATTGCCAATGATGTACGCGGGTGTACCACGTGCAAAAAGGCGCCAGCGGGCCACTGAGCTCCTCTGTGAAGTCGGGCTTGGAGACAGAGTCCGCCATTTGCCTTCGGCATTATCCGGCGGCCAAAAGCAGCGCGTGGCCATTGCACGTGCGCTGGCCAATTCGCCACGTCTGTTGCTCGCCGACGAACCGACGGGCGCACTGGATCAGACGACAGGTTCAGAAATCATGACGCTGTTCTCGGATTTGCATCAGTCGGGCATGACCATTGTACTCATTACCCATGATCCATCCGTCGCCGCGTACGCCAAGCGGACCATCGTACTCGTCGATGGGGCCATTGTGCGCGAGGAGGTGCGAGAATGA
- a CDS encoding efflux RND transporter periplasmic adaptor subunit, whose protein sequence is MQEPARRHRRVVTTIVAIVLVLAVAAAVVLTLVHRRHSAPALQVTTVRLQTMRRTIFSAGEVKPTERQLVDPTQLTSPVLHMDVTVGQHVKKGQILFQTDDSAQQQAISSAQSALTAANREYSQAQAGYSSAPDLLKQVWLPEVEAAEAAVTQAQQQLASAKAALAETEVRANFDGIVLVASPQGVDASGNQSPIVEVVGPQKQIVIELSEVDATHVKKGMSVSITSNAYPNQTFHGTVSMVAPFAATNQNGTGQVEVDVRPTGTFTVPLGYQVNCKIASATHKQVPTVPYGALVQQGSNYAVYVVTGGKAVLTPVQLGITNDTSVEVTSGLHAGERILNNPPSDLQNGQAVKTS, encoded by the coding sequence ATGCAGGAACCCGCACGACGGCATCGACGCGTTGTGACGACGATTGTCGCCATCGTCCTTGTACTCGCAGTCGCGGCCGCAGTGGTTTTGACCTTGGTTCACCGTCGACACTCTGCACCTGCTTTGCAGGTCACCACGGTTCGCTTGCAAACGATGCGGCGTACCATTTTTTCTGCTGGAGAAGTGAAACCGACTGAGCGGCAGTTGGTTGACCCAACGCAGCTCACTTCACCAGTCTTACATATGGATGTCACCGTCGGTCAGCACGTAAAAAAGGGGCAGATTTTGTTCCAGACCGACGATTCCGCGCAACAACAAGCCATCTCGTCGGCGCAGTCGGCCCTGACTGCTGCGAACAGGGAATACAGCCAGGCGCAGGCTGGGTATAGCAGTGCGCCCGATCTTTTAAAACAGGTTTGGCTGCCAGAAGTAGAAGCCGCAGAAGCGGCTGTGACGCAGGCACAACAGCAGTTGGCGAGCGCCAAAGCGGCACTGGCCGAGACAGAGGTGCGCGCGAACTTTGATGGGATTGTCCTCGTGGCGTCACCGCAGGGCGTGGATGCGAGTGGGAACCAATCGCCGATTGTGGAGGTGGTTGGCCCGCAGAAACAAATCGTGATCGAGCTTTCTGAGGTGGATGCGACGCACGTGAAGAAGGGGATGTCGGTATCCATCACGAGTAATGCCTATCCGAATCAGACGTTCCACGGTACCGTGTCCATGGTGGCGCCTTTTGCGGCAACGAACCAAAATGGAACGGGCCAGGTGGAGGTCGATGTGCGTCCGACGGGGACGTTTACGGTGCCTTTGGGGTACCAGGTGAATTGTAAAATTGCCAGTGCGACGCACAAACAGGTTCCGACGGTGCCGTATGGTGCGCTTGTACAGCAGGGCAGCAACTATGCAGTTTATGTGGTGACTGGTGGCAAGGCGGTTCTTACGCCTGTGCAGCTTGGTATTACCAACGATACATCCGTTGAGGTGACGTCAGGGCTTCACGCGGGAGAGCGAATTTTGAATAATCCTCCAAGCGATTTGCAGAATGGTCAGGCGGTGAAGACGTCTTGA
- a CDS encoding CBS domain-containing protein, producing the protein MKVEQIMTTNVQCCCGTDSIQKAAQAMKNYNCGSVPVCDNKKVIGVITDRDIVLKAVARGKADVRVEDCMSNKVVTCTPDTDAHEAADLMARHQIRRLPVVNASGELCGILAIGDLATVDIHINEAGDALSKISTRTDQQSNIVH; encoded by the coding sequence ATGAAAGTGGAACAAATCATGACCACCAACGTTCAATGCTGCTGCGGTACGGACTCCATCCAGAAAGCGGCACAAGCCATGAAGAACTATAACTGTGGTTCGGTGCCCGTTTGCGACAACAAAAAAGTCATTGGTGTCATCACTGACCGAGATATCGTGTTAAAGGCAGTAGCCCGCGGTAAGGCGGATGTACGCGTCGAGGACTGCATGTCCAATAAAGTTGTCACTTGTACGCCGGATACAGACGCGCACGAGGCAGCCGACCTGATGGCACGTCATCAGATTCGCCGCCTTCCCGTTGTCAACGCATCGGGCGAACTCTGCGGTATTCTGGCAATTGGTGACCTTGCAACCGTGGATATCCATATCAACGAAGCTGGGGATGCATTGAGCAAAATCTCCACACGCACGGATCAGCAGTCCAACATCGTTCACTAA
- a CDS encoding alpha/beta-type small acid-soluble spore protein: MANNNNRLLLQQATRALQDMKYEVATELGITPPSDGYWGFVSSFENGSIGGSITRKLVAFAQEHLAEQSSQS, translated from the coding sequence ATGGCCAACAACAATAATCGTCTTCTGCTTCAACAGGCAACACGTGCTCTGCAGGATATGAAGTACGAGGTAGCGACCGAACTGGGAATTACGCCGCCGTCCGATGGCTATTGGGGATTTGTGAGTTCCTTTGAAAATGGGTCAATTGGCGGCAGCATTACACGGAAATTGGTCGCATTCGCCCAAGAGCACTTGGCCGAGCAGTCTTCGCAGTCATAG
- a CDS encoding citrate synthase, which produces MATDTTFKAGLEDVVANTSEICFVDGKEGRLIYQGYDIHDLVGGGASFEEVVYLLWHGKLPSKAELETFTKQIATQRELPEAVLNFLRGVPKDANAMEVLRTAVSYLGLYDPDNGDESIEANIRKATRLVAQIPTIVTSFERIRQGLEPIQPDPSLSAAASFFYQLRGEKPSEFVERAFNTALILHADHELNASTFSARVTAGTLSDMYSAITSAVGTLKGPLHGGANEQVMKMLLEINEESKAQEWIKTALDNKRKIMGFGHRVYRTEDPRATHLRKLSKEAGELAGQTKWFNMSQTIEAYVKETKGLNANVDFYSASMYYAMGIPTHLYTPIFAISRISGWSAHVLEQYRNNRLIRPRAEYVGKVNQTYVPVDQR; this is translated from the coding sequence ATGGCGACTGATACGACGTTTAAAGCCGGGTTGGAAGACGTTGTTGCCAACACGTCCGAAATTTGTTTTGTTGATGGTAAAGAGGGCCGCCTCATTTACCAAGGTTATGATATTCATGATCTCGTCGGTGGAGGCGCTTCCTTTGAAGAAGTAGTCTATCTGCTGTGGCATGGCAAACTACCGTCAAAAGCCGAACTCGAAACATTTACGAAGCAAATTGCGACACAGCGCGAACTTCCGGAAGCCGTCTTGAACTTCCTCCGTGGCGTTCCGAAAGACGCAAATGCGATGGAAGTCCTGCGAACGGCTGTCTCGTATCTCGGTTTGTACGACCCAGACAACGGAGACGAATCGATTGAGGCGAATATTCGAAAAGCTACCCGGCTGGTCGCACAAATCCCCACAATTGTCACCTCGTTCGAACGCATCCGCCAAGGACTTGAGCCCATTCAACCAGATCCTTCATTGAGTGCAGCTGCAAGCTTCTTCTATCAACTGCGTGGAGAAAAGCCATCCGAATTCGTGGAACGCGCCTTCAACACCGCGCTCATCTTACATGCGGACCACGAGTTGAACGCTTCCACATTTTCGGCTCGTGTGACAGCGGGTACATTGTCTGATATGTATTCTGCTATCACGTCAGCGGTGGGGACGTTGAAGGGACCTCTGCACGGCGGTGCAAATGAACAAGTCATGAAGATGCTCTTGGAGATTAACGAAGAGTCCAAGGCACAAGAATGGATTAAGACAGCGCTCGACAACAAGCGTAAAATCATGGGCTTCGGCCATCGCGTATACCGCACGGAAGACCCGCGTGCGACGCATTTGCGCAAGTTGAGCAAAGAGGCTGGTGAGCTCGCCGGTCAGACGAAATGGTTCAACATGTCGCAAACGATCGAAGCGTACGTGAAAGAGACGAAGGGTCTCAATGCCAACGTCGACTTCTATTCGGCTTCCATGTACTATGCGATGGGAATTCCTACGCACCTGTATACGCCGATTTTTGCCATCAGCCGGATTTCTGGTTGGTCGGCGCACGTGTTGGAGCAATATCGGAACAACCGCTTGATTCGCCCTCGCGCCGAATATGTTGGCAAGGTGAATCAAACTTACGTCCCTGTCGATCAACGGTAA
- a CDS encoding manganese efflux pump MntP has translation MGKWIWSREGTSLIWQLIMFGLAMGANNGLASVALGTSQLSRVQQWRTALIFAVFEAVMPVIGMVIGESIAGSIGGKARWVGIAVLVIMGIYSVFKRDGDEDEADKAVKAKGASIIFLAVALSLDNLTVGFGVGMFDAPLALAAVVFGLVSLLMTLAGLELGRYLGKRVNISADKLSGVVLLIVACVMAFV, from the coding sequence GTGGGGAAATGGATTTGGTCAAGGGAGGGGACTTCACTGATCTGGCAACTCATCATGTTTGGTTTGGCCATGGGCGCAAATAATGGACTGGCATCTGTTGCGCTCGGCACATCGCAGCTCTCTCGCGTGCAACAATGGCGAACCGCACTGATCTTTGCTGTATTTGAGGCAGTCATGCCGGTCATTGGGATGGTGATAGGCGAGTCGATTGCTGGCAGCATTGGCGGCAAGGCGCGCTGGGTCGGCATCGCCGTACTCGTCATCATGGGGATTTACAGTGTTTTTAAGCGAGACGGTGACGAGGACGAAGCGGATAAAGCGGTAAAAGCGAAGGGCGCAAGCATTATTTTCTTGGCAGTGGCGCTGAGTTTGGACAATTTGACGGTTGGGTTTGGCGTAGGGATGTTTGACGCTCCGTTGGCGCTCGCAGCAGTCGTATTTGGCTTGGTGAGTCTGTTGATGACGCTCGCAGGACTGGAACTCGGGCGCTATCTCGGGAAGCGCGTGAACATCTCGGCGGACAAGCTGTCGGGTGTGGTGTTGTTGATTGTGGCCTGCGTGATGGCCTTTGTGTAA
- a CDS encoding bifunctional folylpolyglutamate synthase/dihydrofolate synthase translates to MEREATQLEQEVTKMITWIFESYTRVPAVKRAGYDRDVRHPEWTRWLLDAVGRPDESMYNVAVTGSKGKGTHAILLAAVLERLGLRVGLFTSPHLVDFLERIRINGLTVPNEDFVRLARCVKLAARDARLPSDEYFGPVGLVAVMASLWFREQKTDVNVFELGRGALHDDVNQVVHQGALLTPIFPEHLDKLGPTWSDVVREKLGVITAQTKWAVSYTQAPEVEGQIAAHFGDCKVTSRLLGRDFSYELVNGTGGAQTVYAHAEGVKHRAVVGPELALYAGNVAVSLVAAHHVLKSLKRSGDAIEVNLSGLRLPGRMQVISKEPTCLVDGAIHAVNAQFVVKWLKAVQPTGKITAVLSLPDDKDAVGVISTLAPYVHAFVFTTSSNPHLRYTRDYTAVATEQGVQSFVEPDVEIAVHRARDAAHKEDTLLFLGTQSYVGDVLRLFDVPTQSLWGNGFGQGRGLH, encoded by the coding sequence ATGGAACGGGAAGCGACACAGCTAGAGCAAGAAGTCACAAAGATGATTACGTGGATTTTTGAATCCTACACGCGCGTCCCCGCAGTCAAACGCGCTGGATACGACCGGGATGTCCGACACCCTGAGTGGACCCGGTGGCTGCTTGACGCGGTTGGACGTCCGGACGAGTCTATGTACAATGTGGCGGTTACGGGTAGTAAGGGGAAGGGCACGCACGCGATTTTATTGGCGGCGGTGCTCGAACGTTTGGGGCTGCGTGTGGGGTTATTCACAAGTCCACATCTGGTAGATTTTTTAGAGCGAATTCGGATCAATGGTTTGACCGTGCCGAATGAAGATTTTGTTCGACTCGCCAGGTGTGTCAAGCTGGCAGCTAGAGACGCCCGATTGCCGTCAGACGAGTATTTTGGACCGGTTGGTTTGGTGGCAGTCATGGCGAGTCTTTGGTTTCGCGAGCAGAAAACCGATGTCAACGTGTTTGAATTGGGTAGAGGGGCTCTGCACGACGACGTCAATCAAGTCGTGCATCAAGGTGCCTTGTTGACGCCGATTTTTCCGGAACATCTGGACAAGCTCGGGCCAACGTGGTCAGATGTGGTTCGCGAGAAACTTGGCGTCATCACCGCGCAAACCAAGTGGGCGGTCAGTTATACGCAAGCGCCGGAGGTGGAAGGCCAGATTGCGGCCCATTTTGGCGACTGCAAAGTCACGTCGCGTCTATTGGGGCGAGATTTTTCGTATGAACTGGTGAACGGGACAGGAGGTGCGCAGACGGTCTACGCACACGCAGAGGGCGTGAAGCACCGCGCGGTGGTTGGTCCGGAACTCGCTTTGTACGCGGGCAATGTAGCGGTATCCTTAGTCGCGGCACACCACGTCCTCAAGTCGCTTAAGCGGTCTGGTGATGCGATTGAGGTCAATCTTTCGGGACTGCGGTTACCGGGGCGGATGCAGGTGATTTCAAAGGAGCCCACTTGCCTGGTCGACGGGGCGATTCACGCGGTCAATGCCCAGTTTGTCGTAAAGTGGCTCAAGGCAGTTCAACCGACAGGCAAAATTACTGCAGTCCTGTCGTTGCCCGACGACAAGGATGCGGTCGGTGTGATATCGACGCTTGCGCCGTACGTCCACGCGTTTGTCTTTACGACGAGTTCGAATCCGCATTTGCGGTACACGCGGGATTATACAGCGGTTGCCACAGAGCAAGGCGTCCAATCCTTTGTGGAACCGGATGTCGAGATTGCGGTCCACCGCGCGCGAGACGCGGCGCACAAAGAGGACACGTTGTTGTTTCTTGGGACGCAGTCCTACGTTGGAGACGTATTGCGTTTATTCGATGTTCCGACGCAGTCTCTGTGGGGAAATGGATTTGGTCAAGGGAGGGGACTTCACTGA
- the leuD gene encoding 3-isopropylmalate dehydratase small subunit has protein sequence MEPFVKHEGRVALLSRVNVDTDQIIPKQFLKRIERDGFGEFLFFDWRYLSSGEPNPDFELNAERAQGASILLADANFGCGSSREHAVWALSDYGFRVVIAPSFADIFFNNCFKNGVLPVVIPQDVRDELAASYAAQAWDAITVDLENQVLVTDHGISVPFDVDPHKKHMLLNGLDDIGLTLQFDEDISAYEARRQVYQLTY, from the coding sequence ATGGAGCCGTTCGTTAAGCACGAAGGTCGCGTTGCTTTACTCAGCCGCGTCAACGTTGACACAGATCAGATTATTCCAAAGCAGTTTTTGAAACGGATTGAACGGGATGGCTTTGGTGAATTCTTATTCTTCGATTGGCGATACCTGTCGTCTGGTGAGCCGAATCCGGATTTCGAATTAAATGCCGAGCGGGCGCAGGGCGCATCCATTTTGTTGGCCGACGCGAATTTTGGTTGTGGGTCGTCTCGCGAACACGCGGTTTGGGCCTTGAGCGATTATGGATTCCGGGTCGTCATTGCGCCGTCGTTTGCCGATATTTTCTTCAATAACTGTTTTAAAAATGGCGTTTTGCCTGTGGTCATTCCACAAGATGTCCGAGACGAATTGGCAGCGAGTTACGCTGCACAGGCCTGGGACGCGATCACGGTGGATTTGGAAAATCAGGTATTGGTGACCGACCACGGAATATCAGTTCCATTTGACGTGGACCCGCACAAGAAACATATGTTGCTCAACGGTTTGGACGATATTGGCCTCACGCTGCAGTTTGATGAGGATATCTCCGCCTATGAAGCACGGCGACAAGTCTATCAGTTGACGTATTAA
- the leuC gene encoding 3-isopropylmalate dehydratase large subunit: MGKTLFDKIWDAHVVKTLEDGQSLLYIDLHLVHEVTSPQAFAGLRMAGRSVRQPNATFATMDHNIPTDNPFDVRDQIAKKQIDTLIENCREFGVQLADLDSPHQGIVHVIGPELGLTVPGKTIVCGDSHTSTHGAFGALAFGIGTSEVEHVLATQCLWQTRPKTLRIQLEGSLAPGVTSKDVILALIAKYGVNFGTGHVIEFAGSLIPTLTMEQRMTICNMSIEAGARAGLMAPDDTTIAYVKDRPHAPRGEQWEEAVALWRELKSDDDAVFDRDIVFDVTQLSPQVTWGTNPGMGADVNGTVPDPATAPTPVEQRALAAALEYMGLEPGTKITDIPVQHVFIGSCTNARIEDLRLAASVVRGRKVASGVRALVVPGSKQVKRQAESEGLHEIFMAAGFEWREPGCSMCLGMNPDIIPAGERCASTSNRNFEGRQGRGARTHLVSPAMAAAAALEGRFVDVREFAGVQQGGVAHGAVR, translated from the coding sequence ATGGGCAAAACGTTATTCGATAAAATATGGGATGCACATGTCGTGAAAACTTTGGAAGATGGCCAGAGTTTACTCTACATCGATTTACACCTTGTTCATGAGGTGACGTCGCCGCAGGCGTTCGCCGGGTTGCGCATGGCAGGGAGATCTGTGCGTCAGCCAAACGCGACGTTTGCGACGATGGATCACAATATTCCGACGGACAACCCGTTTGATGTACGCGATCAAATCGCCAAGAAACAAATTGACACTTTGATTGAAAATTGCCGCGAGTTTGGCGTTCAACTGGCTGACCTGGATAGCCCTCATCAAGGGATTGTCCACGTGATTGGACCCGAGCTGGGACTGACGGTACCTGGGAAGACAATCGTCTGTGGCGACAGCCACACGTCCACGCATGGGGCCTTTGGCGCGTTGGCGTTTGGCATTGGCACCAGTGAGGTCGAGCACGTGCTTGCCACGCAGTGTCTGTGGCAGACGCGCCCCAAGACGTTGCGGATTCAGTTGGAAGGGTCACTCGCTCCTGGGGTTACGTCGAAAGATGTGATTCTCGCCTTGATTGCGAAGTATGGTGTCAATTTTGGGACGGGCCACGTCATTGAATTCGCGGGTAGTTTAATTCCGACATTGACGATGGAACAACGGATGACCATTTGCAATATGTCGATTGAGGCAGGCGCGCGGGCTGGGCTGATGGCGCCGGATGACACCACCATCGCTTACGTCAAGGATCGGCCACACGCGCCGCGCGGCGAACAGTGGGAAGAAGCAGTGGCCCTCTGGCGAGAATTAAAGTCGGATGATGACGCCGTCTTTGACAGGGACATCGTGTTTGATGTCACGCAACTGTCGCCACAAGTGACGTGGGGAACCAACCCTGGGATGGGCGCAGATGTCAATGGTACAGTGCCTGATCCGGCCACCGCTCCAACGCCTGTCGAACAGCGGGCTCTCGCGGCAGCGCTCGAGTATATGGGATTGGAACCAGGAACGAAGATTACCGACATTCCGGTACAACACGTGTTCATCGGCTCTTGTACGAATGCGCGCATCGAGGATTTGCGGCTGGCCGCGTCGGTCGTTCGCGGTCGCAAGGTGGCAAGTGGAGTGCGGGCGTTGGTCGTGCCGGGATCGAAACAGGTCAAGCGGCAGGCGGAATCGGAAGGGTTGCACGAAATCTTTATGGCAGCAGGATTTGAATGGCGCGAACCGGGTTGCAGTATGTGTCTTGGCATGAATCCAGACATCATCCCAGCGGGTGAACGGTGCGCGTCCACATCGAATCGGAATTTCGAGGGACGGCAGGGCCGCGGTGCGCGCACGCACCTCGTGAGTCCAGCAATGGCGGCAGCGGCTGCGTTGGAAGGTCGTTTTGTCGATGTCCGCGAGTTTGCAGGAGTACAACAAGGAGGTGTCGCGCATGGAGCCGTTCGTTAA